The genomic stretch CTCTGCTGGGGGCTGGGGGCCTGGCGCATGGCACTGCGCCGCGCGTGCTCCCCGGCCGACCACGCCACTTGCTTAGCCACTTACATTCACGGCTAGCTATATAAACACACGACACACAGACTCCTGACCCGGCCTCCGAGTTGGATTTCGATTCTCTCAGTGTCCTTAACTGCACAGtaggcacacacacacaccatccAGCACAGCAGGGACACGGCCGCCAtggctgctggtggtggtgcgCCTGTTGTGGCGCCCCTGCTCGTGACggtcgctgtcgtcgtcgtcgtcgtcgtccttgtgGTGTCGTCGACGACGGTGTCCGCCGGACAGGACGATGAGCCACCAGCGCCAGCGGCGGCGTGCGCGAGGCGCCCCGTGGTGTTCGCGTTCGGGGACTCCAACACGGACACGGGCGGCGTGGCGGCAGGCCTGGGGTTATACTATCCGCTCCCCGAGGGCCGCGTCTTCTTCCGCCGATCCACCGGACGCCTCTGCGACGGCCGCCTCGTCATCGACTACCTCTGTAAGTGTCACCACCCTCTCACCACCCGTCCGTGTCTGCCACTCGTTCGTGATGCTGCTAGTATACGAGCACAGCTTCTCATCACTCGATCGGTGTCTCTTTTTTTCAGCATGTTAACGGCAGGTGCTCTGCCTTTGTATTAATTAAGTAGAGGTGAAAACGAACAGGTACAATAGGTTTACATGCTAGTTATTCATACTCCCAGCCAACAGAAACGGTAGAAACTTAAAAGAAGAAACAGAAAACAGCACTGCAATTGCAGTCTCAAACTGTCGCTAGTACATATACATGTTCCGATTCATGCGCCATGGCATGCATATAGCATAATTTGCGCCCTCTCCACTATCGAGTGATGATATATATGCTAGCTGTTGGCGTAGTGATGCATGATCGATTTTTCATCAGTGCGCGGCGGCGGAAGCAGCTCGACAGTGAAGGAGCTTAATTTGCTCTTTGTTGGTGGCAACTGATGGTGACGCGCGTACACACGCTTAATAGCTAGTAGTCGCAAGCAAAGCGGTCTTTGTAAAGGACAAGCAGCGCGCGTGCACGGCCCGACCATCTCAAGAAAATGACAAGGGATCACATACCAACCATGAGTTTCATTCCTCAAAAAGCTCACAGCCGGAGAATCCGGTCGACAGTGGCATATATATACATTTAGTcattttcttcttccttctttaGTTTTCTACTGGCATATGGTAGTATGTATATGCTTCGAGAGGCGCCACCACCAGTTGCTAGTGCTACCTATCGTGCACTTCCAGTACTGTGTTCCACATCTGTGACCTCCATATTATATTCGCCCTCGTTTCACATCAATCAACTTTGGTGCGGTTTGCATCTCTTTATTTTCAAGGAAGGAATTGAAACATACTTAATCAATTAGGTTATTTGGCTTAGAATTTAAGATTTCATAACTTTCTAAAGTTCACATATAAACCTACCCAAAATTCATAAGTTAAGAGATGGAAATCGATTCTATACATCACCGTACCATGCTATGTTTCTAAGACCCTGTTTGGTTGgcattgttaaactttaactctcatcgcatcgaatgtttggatacATGTATAaactactaaatatagactatttacagaactaaaaatatagttagagaataatttacgagacgaatcttttgagtctaataagtccatgattggacagtaATTGCCaaacaaaaatgaaaatattacgGTACATATTAAACTTTAACGCCCCAACTAAACACTCCCTAATTTACAACTTAATAGCACATTCTTTCAACTCAGTTTCCCTATAATAGAAATACAACATATAAGTATCTCCCTTATATAGCTAACAAtaatatacaaatatatttCATATACAACCATATTAACTTAATTAATATATGCCTAGCTTTGTGTAGTGGTGGCGGTGGATTGCATATGCTTTCGCCATTTCGATGTACAATTTCtatgaaattatatttccatgaCGTTGATTATTATGGattgtaaggccttgttcagtttccaACCCAAAAAACTTTCAtccatcatatcgaatatttagacgcatgcatagagtattaaatatagataaaaaataaactaattgcacagtttagttgaaaatcacgagacgaatcttttaagtctagttagtctatgattagctttaagtgttgtgctaatgatagattaattaggtttaataaattcgtctcgcagTTTTCAGTCGAGTTATGTAAttaaatttttttattagtatctaaACACCCTCTCTGACATCCTTAGAAACAACCAAtgtacccaaaattttttttctctctaactaaacaaggcctaaccgcCTAACTGATCATGGGAATTCATAGTAGTCATGATGGCTGTTTGGTGACGCTAACGCAGCGGTAGTTCGTTTCCTGTAGATCGATATCTATTGCCTTGTGTTGTTTGCTCTGCCACGCTCTCGTGATGCCTCTCTGTTTTCTGTTCAGTCTGAGTACTATGTTACCAGTCAAGAGACGTGACGGCTGCACTCTGCAGCCCATGCATGGCGGTTGTAACAGCCGTCTGGTGCGTGTCAGCAGCATTTGAGCTGGGTCCTTTATATCCGCGTTGGGTCCTGCCGATGTGGCCGTGCAGTACTCGACTCGATCTCCCGAATTACTATTTACTACTAATTACTATTTACTAATACTAATGTTAGCTGTAACGTAACCCCCCATGAATGCAATGCAAAACAGGTGAGAGCCTGAACATGAGCTACCTGAGCCCGTATCTAGAGGCCGTGGGCTCCGACTTCACCGGCGGCGCCAACTTCGCCATCTCGGGCTCCTCCACGCTGCCCCGGAACGTCCCCTTCGCGCTCCACGTCCAGGTCCAGCAGTTCCTCCACCTGAAGCTGCGGTCGCTCGACCTCATcgctcacggcggcggcgggggcaccACCGCTCCCATCGACGCCGACGGCTTCCGGAACGCCCTCTACCTCATCGACATCGGGCAGAACGACCTGTCCGCGGCGTTCGGGAGCGGCGCGCCGTACGACGACGTCGTCCACCAGAGGATCCCGGCTATAGTGTCAGAGATAAAAGATGCTATCATGACCCTCTACTACAACGGTGCCAACAACTTCTGGGTCCACGGCACCGGCCCTCTCGGCTGCCTGCCCCAGAAGCTCGCCGCGCCCAGGCCCGACGACAGCGACCTCGACTATACCGGCTGCCTCAAGAACCTCAACGACGGCGCCTACGAGTTCAACACCCAGCTCTGCGCCGCCTGCGACGAGCTCAGGTCGCACCTGCGTGGCGTCACCATCGTCTACACCGACGTCTTGCTCATCAAGTACGACCTCATCGCCAACCACACCGCCTAcggtgagtgagtgagtgagcgaTTGACCTGCTCCAGCTCCATCTCCATGGATGCATCCATGTCGTCAGGCTTCGCGATCGATGCCAGCTCGTCTCACATCGGTTAATTTGTTTGTTTCAGGGTTCGAGGAGCCGCTCATGGCGTGCTGCGGCTATGGCGGGCCGCCCTACAACTACAACGCCAACGTGAGCTGCCTGGGGCCGGGCTTCAGGGTGTGCGAGGACGGCAGCAAGTTCGTCAGCTGGGACGGCGTGCACTACACCGACGCCGCAAACGCCGTCGTGGCTGCAAAGATCCTCTCCGGCCAATTCTCCACCCCCAAAATGCCCTTCGACTTCTTCTGTCAGGCATGACCATCGTACCCTGGCCCAGCATATAGCTGAGAGATTCAGTTTGCGAGAATAATCTCTTGCAAGGAATCCATTTGTGTAATTAAGAAATGTTAACAAGCACCCCATATCATGTCGTAATGAATAACTCGCGATTGACCTATTTGTCACGCTACTTGTGTCAATAAAGTTGAGTATGCAGCACGCAGGCCAAAGCCATGACCCAAAACACGGTGATTTGGCCCGGCCCGAGCATGGCACGGCCCGATCTCACCGTGTCCATGCCGGTCCGAAGCATGTAGTGGGTCATGCTTGGGCCGACCTCTCGGCCCGGCCCGCTTTTAACAGCAGGTATGGTGTCGGCCTCGTATTAGAGAACTTGTGAAACTTGAAGTATCAAATTCTGTGACTTGTGAAACTTATGACTTTTGGCAAGTGAAATATGATCTTTGTATATATTGTGTTATGTGAATTGTGAAGTATCAATGTCTATGACTTGAATGCGATTTACTTATGCTTTGTTGAATTCTGTATTAAAATTGATGTTTTTCATATAGCGGGCTATGAGCTGATCCGAAGGACTATTGGGTCTCATGCTTTTTGGGCCGGCCTGGCCCGAAAATCGGCCCACGTGCCGTGCATGGGCGGTCAGGCACGGCCTGGTGGCACGCGGGCCATATGGGCCCGTGCCCTATCGGGTCGTGCCTAGCACAGGCCCGTGCCAGGCCGGGTCGGCCCGCTCGTTGCTCATCTTTATGTGTGAATCTCAAGCACTAACACTGGGTTGCGGAAGTGTActgtggacacatgcatggagtactaaatatagactatttatcaaactaaaaacacagctagagagtaatctacgagatgaatcttttaagcctaattagtctatgattggacaataatttttaaataagacgaaaatgctgcagtacctgttaaactttaacaactctAACTAAACACCCCCGAATAAGATCCTATTTGTTTGAGCCTTTGAGCTTTTGGACTTTTGAAAAGCTAAAAAGCTCCCGAATGCCAAACGGCAGAAGCTCACTCTCATAAGCAAAAAGCCCAAACAAACAGGGGAGTGAGCTTCTTGCTTTGGCCTTTTGGGAGGTCCCAAAGCTAGTAGTTtaaaaggagtcaaaaactcaaaTAAACAGGTATAAGGTTGTGTTTGATTCAACTTATGGAAGTGATTATTATTATACTATAAACAAAATCAGAAAGTTGACCAAATGGGTGGATCCTGAAATTGCGTTTTCAAAAACAACTGCTTTTATGTTGTACAATTTTCTAACACCTTAAACCTTACTTTTGGCTTTTAGCTTTATGCTTTTGCAAATGGATGGAAATTAATATACTCCTCACTAGATGTCTTGACCAATGATGCCATGATCTTTAGTAGTAAAATAGATCGACTCATGTGCTCTAAAATTAATCTTTGGACTAGGCAGTTGATTCCAAGTTCAGAGCCAGCTCAGCACATTTCCATCCGAGACATAGCAGCACATTACATTATTACATATTATAGTCCAAACTAGATCTGATTATAGGTTGCCAAACCTGACTCGACATAAATATGTTTTGACCCAACGAGTAGTACGTCCCTGTGCTCTAGACATTATTTTAGTCCTACAACTTCCATCTACTGCTCTCTGTGTCTCAAAACAAGtgcatatgtgttgatgcaaaagctgatctgcaaacacaaagggctaatacccgattcaaacgttaaggcgtgccagccgatttgatcttacaatcgacaaaggtggtaactcgaacactttagtcctgacaacagcggtgcgcccggatgtcacggctaagaggtgttcacGCGGAATTTGAGAACACGCTGagttgactcgacgaattcctaagaactcgtagtaaaaagaaaatatgacgaagtcgccgAAAAAaccagatgctggaatatgtataaaaacttgtgtttgattgattgattgatcattACATTGccttagggtctacatttataccctgtccaaagagctacaaccagacacgactaggactcgaattccaaatcaaacggaatccgtatacaaaacgaactctaataaccaaggaaaacattaaactatcctctACGATCAATCGGTACCCCATCCTGAGTCAATCGGCAACTCCtgcgctttccttcagagtcatcggcagactgcctttcacagccatcggcaaccatcagcatTGGCCATCAGCATGAACGTATCACCACTTTTGGACTTAGTTGTACTCGGCTGCTTTTCCATCGGcatcaaccctcatcggcaactctcctgtagaCTAGTCTCTActcctccacctgccgatctacacctcattaactccagacgtgcgtccaaagatacgtgtccaaaaacggtgtcaacagatgccccccaatttcggagtataaaatcattaatgctctgaaattctcctTAGTAATGAcacctttccgcaattacttcCCTTGATTAATTACCAAATTTAAACGACCTCGTCCCGActctcctgcagattcctcgaattcctcaactttCCGAACCGAATCTCCCCAGAATGTGCTCATcgacaatattaccgttagagaggactgccgatggaccgaccaagcgatcttgcacagtaagatatcttcaccgcttgctgtcaaatcacctgcacaatcccttgattatcgtgcgaacagttaccttatccacctgaacaccctcggatttcacggatgcggcaaagagataagtcagatttgcccttgacctttttgtcctataaatacctccttctctggtactcctccatcttgtcattctatagCCTCAAAtccaccttcctggcggcggcatcaCTTGAGAACTCTAAGAACTCTAGCAAGGACCTCCTCCATCAATCTTCAAAGTCTTCGATCTCCCCCTTTCCTCGGAAAAAAAATGGCgatcaacttcatcgtcccaGAGGTCAACCTACCATCCCCTTTCTTTCTGTACTTTTgctgtactcctgttcatctgcgaatcTTTTTACTGAGtacttcttttttttgtttccttttcTTATCCTTAAAAACCCTTTAGGAGTTAGCCGATAAGATcgtgattcctaccgatcaacctcacttccagTGCCTTGGCCCattgggaaacccagatcctaccgatttgataaacgcagagacaaataggatcccctttagagccgagaacttctccttagatctgtggaaagatgctttccgttcctggcccaatcctaccaagggatggaaagactggttcctgagagtcagccattcaaatgaagtccaatggggtgagcggaaattagaccaatgcatcagattatctattgccgatatggagagaaatgagtcgCTACTGATAGTTGCctcgtacttttggtcagacacactcaacgcttttgtattcggccacggtcctgcttcacctactcttgccgatgtactcatgcttacCGGCTTAGACATATCAACTGCCGATAATAGTCATCTGTTTGATAATAAGCCCAGCTCTAAGGTAGAGACTCACAGTATCGGCGGTTGgtttgggtacattcagaagtaccgaaaaataGGATCTGTCGGGGAAAGAGAACAAGCcattttcttgaacatgtggctggataagtttgtattctgtggccgattggcaggaccaacctctgtctatctatcggtagcagagagactggccaatggcggccgatttcctcttggtcgatacctgctcggttctatttatcaccttctccatcaggtagctaagaaactcctgctaggccaacccatcggcaacttagggggaccctggtggttcatcaacatgtggcttagtgtccatatgcataagcgccttgaattcaacctcttcgcacagcgcttccctagagatatagccgaagatcatgagttggatgaggaagaatcggcaactcgctcccctctgaactatggtgaagctgccatagttttacctagtactggtggcaatgaagaccagatcagccgattctttcagactctttatgagggtctggctaaacactagcgggcatggatgccctatgaggatccagaaactagattcccactcactttccacccctttgatgatgctctcaataaggtccatgatctgatgatggcaattatcactccgagagccataccagtaaacttctttggtagcGGGAAAACCTCCAATCTGACctacgagttctacaacccatcggcactagctcgccaactagcctTTGGACAGCTGTCGATTTcactctgctatgccgatgtagtgaaaccaagggagaccataaccagcggtctcgagtggatcagaatagctcaacttgcaccaaatgccgatacagatgtcgatctatcggcttggatcccagctctcttcattactcaaacatacaaacagtggtgggaggagtggaaagagcacctgttctgcaaatcggcccttacataccgcggcatgatcgaccccaagtacaaagtccccgagaACACTATAAGTTTttaaccgatgcttcaatcttctttattacttttattcctatcggcaacttacttcctctattttacacaggtcgacgatacaccaccgacagtcagtaggagtggcaagccgatcgagctcctcccatcaggcccgatctctctgatcggcaacaacgcaccAAGCTTGGCGGCATTAATGCACCGGAACGTGCGcttcaagaaaatcaccaccaaacgagccaagacatctccatcggttgctgctgctgccttggcacaagctttcaaggtaaattcttgaCTTCTTCAATTTACACCGATCCCATTCCATACTCACACGaccttttcaggatacatcggctgctatgggaacctcatcggtaacCTTTACTGTCTCAATCAAAATTCCATCAATACTCTGTCACATTTGTACTTATGAAACTTTTGTTACTatatcagcaaactggcaaatcggcaaggACCAGTACCAAGGCGAGTGCCGATGCCCCTAGCCTAGCAAGGTCAAaagaaaaggccccaagagtaccaagtcacaagcaaaaCGCCAGAGGACaacatcgcctcctcctcctcctccaaggtcgccgattcatgtggaatcgtctCCTTCTTCGCCAGAAGTTCAGACATGGCAAGTGCCATCTCcatctcagccacaagaagtacCTCGGCCAGAAGAGATATCAGCCGATGTATTTGAGCAGACTGCctattgggtaccataaaaagggatacccaaatcagaataATAAAAATCGTGAAAGACATCCGCAATCACCAGGGCTCATGCGCAAAACAccggctcgcccgaccccttggcctcggacgcaagccacGGTTCGCCCGATCctttggcctcgggcgcaagccACGGCTTGCCCAACCCCCCTTTGCCCTTGGGCGCAAGCcacggctcgcccgaccccccctttggcctcgggcgcaagttccgcctcgcccgacccctctagaGCTCGGGCGCCAACGCTGCCTCGCCCGAGCCCCCAAAACAAGGCTTCCagcgcacggcgcccgtacccacgatgTGACGGACGCAGTGACTCCCATATCGcagcagggcatggtggcgactattccaaccGCCCCGGCCACTGTGGActtacctcttttactgtgtaaccttacctcttttcactgtggtgtactgtctcacagtaaaagaggtatgGGAGAGATTAACCAGTGTCACTGTTAGCTGTCTTTTCCTACTATTATAGGACAGGCTGCAGTATCATTGATCCGACCCCACGACtccaacagggctcggtaacccctCACAGGAGTAGCCATGCTGTCAACCATGCCTCAAGGACGGGATGGGCAAGCTTCTACAGGGTCGAGACTGTGGCCTCACCACTCAGCAGAGGAGATCACCAACCACGCTTGTAAAACCCTGTGtcccccttgagactataaaaggggagccagggctcacatcCAAGACACGGCCATCCACACAACACACAATCACGATCAAAGCAATGCACAAACACCACAACTCTAAACGAGTTCACCCACAGAGTAGCAGACAGCGCTCTGCCCACCACACAAAGCTgagacttgggacttagccctctctcgcaacctacttgtacacccctactacaagcacctttgggtgcaaggcaatacagacccccgatctcattggacgtagggcatcctcAGCCCGAACTAGTATAAACTCtttgtgttccacttgcatcaccatccgggtttaGGTGGTCACGCATACTTgtactcgtttgtgtctagaccacgagtctagacgccgacactgCCGATCCAGTgggatcaatcatatcatcggtagtctcttcaattcagacaagcactgcaccccctcaaggaaaGGTTCTGtctatgaaattattgccgatggaTTTATCTTCCCAACTTATAAATATTCCTGTTAATTTTTTAGTTGACATTGTCCCATCGGCAGctctagccgatcaacctgtggtaccatcggcctcaactagccagaggcgagagatggctctgaaacaagtaaatcATTTGATCTCTATCTTTCATACCACTAAcacttaatcatcaaataacttatcttattttttttctaggaacaagattctctggACAACTTgttttcctttgccattgaAATTTTTGAtgacgaaggtgaggaagcaagctcttcccaaGCAGTGGGaatttcatcggcagaaatcagagcaaagctggaagatctgttggccctgcttcatcaggaCACTGCTCAATtagtcgatgactctgacccagccaaagctctattcaaagctctcagaggtcaaatccttgccgatgccgaagaaatcctcttccaggctgcacacttggagagccgccagcttcagtaccaaaaggccacccaacgccttgccgatagagccacccatGCCCAACTCTCAGAGGAAGTGATGCAAATGAAACGTCTTGCCCATGAGAAGTACAAGAGCATCAGCATCTTACAGTCCTCAGGGGAGACACTAAGGCAGAAGATTTCcgatctgtcggcaaaaagggaagccctactggcagagctcaagcaagtagaagaggccctctctcaagctcagcaagaggAAAGTCAGCTGCCCGTAATGATCAAGACTCTCCAGCAAGAACGAATcatccaagcccgcaaagcactggaaatgaagaagaagtttgtgggggtataaacccctatacccttacggctagacttgggccagaaggcttg from Sorghum bicolor cultivar BTx623 chromosome 3, Sorghum_bicolor_NCBIv3, whole genome shotgun sequence encodes the following:
- the LOC8086317 gene encoding GDSL esterase/lipase LIP-4 isoform X2; this encodes MAAGGGAPVVAPLLVTVAVVVVVVVLVVSSTTVSAGQDDEPPAPAAACARRPVVFAFGDSNTDTGGVAAGLGLYYPLPEGRVFFRRSTGRLCDGRLVIDYLCESLNMSYLSPYLEAVGSDFTGGANFAISGSSTLPRNVPFALHVQVQQFLHLKLRSLDLIAHGGGGGTTAPIDADGFRNALYLIDIGQNDLSAAFGSGAPYDDVVHQRIPAIVSEIKDAIMTLYYNGANNFWVHGTGPLGCLPQKLAAPRPDDSDLDYTGCLKNLNDGAYEFNTQLCAACDELRSHLRGVTIVYTDVLLIKYDLIANHTAYGE
- the LOC8086317 gene encoding GDSL esterase/lipase LIP-4 isoform X1; the encoded protein is MAAGGGAPVVAPLLVTVAVVVVVVVLVVSSTTVSAGQDDEPPAPAAACARRPVVFAFGDSNTDTGGVAAGLGLYYPLPEGRVFFRRSTGRLCDGRLVIDYLCESLNMSYLSPYLEAVGSDFTGGANFAISGSSTLPRNVPFALHVQVQQFLHLKLRSLDLIAHGGGGGTTAPIDADGFRNALYLIDIGQNDLSAAFGSGAPYDDVVHQRIPAIVSEIKDAIMTLYYNGANNFWVHGTGPLGCLPQKLAAPRPDDSDLDYTGCLKNLNDGAYEFNTQLCAACDELRSHLRGVTIVYTDVLLIKYDLIANHTAYGFEEPLMACCGYGGPPYNYNANVSCLGPGFRVCEDGSKFVSWDGVHYTDAANAVVAAKILSGQFSTPKMPFDFFCQA